Proteins from a single region of Schistocerca gregaria isolate iqSchGreg1 chromosome 3, iqSchGreg1.2, whole genome shotgun sequence:
- the LOC126354786 gene encoding striatin-interacting protein 1 — protein MDANGNGKRIVTKFRDLLNRQRQDSEGGPECPDLDFVYDDADNMINEIAELYSYTEQPEFQHNLKAFEDQMKEYKLAPFWQKLSEVQQRSVVMKLLDQLEVSNKSLRMKAARCILYLAQGCWAELQSDAEQQEWSLKNIMLLYECGVLSTFVELLNIEIENCTSAATDSRKLTVSLADSTDLRIILSVLYLMIEVMRVDQDDDCEQWKINREAFRGELGNPLGDELLVVKLLGMVTRFCSGSAPHFPMKKVLLVLWKTILVSLGGMDTLRQLRQQYREQAGLSATQDTMEVVRTMRASSPPASAADLVEAQNQKRNNRPFRRSLMKQSSLDEISGMEFESSYQADEEVRDFEERQAMEEAGEVPQPPSPRPSTPVPSKNKGLPWAPKARQKDLDMFLENTRVKFVGFPLQGDRESLAGLPHPIHEGVEVLKHNMYTSLAEIQIQKEEEIARNPLSTVEPPIPMTPTEVLYQGMLPNLPQYMIALLKILLAAAPTSKTKTDSINILADVLPEEMPMTVLQSMKLGMDVSRHKEIIVKAVSAVLLLLLKHFKINHIYQFEFMSQHLVFANCIPLVLKFFNQNIIAYVSARNSIPILDFPACVIGDQPELTIESLEIGENQQYSWRNIFSCINLLRILNKLTKWKHSRIMMLVVFKSAPILRRTLKVRHAMMQLYVLKLLKMQTKYLGRQWRKSNMKTMSAIYQKVRHRLNDDWAYGNDQDARPWDFQAEECALRSCVDRFNSRRYGSGSSDPEFEPMDHCVTSVLGQPFELTDYFKQHYEVWLQSEVFDRSFGDFF, from the coding sequence ATGGATGCAAACGGTAATGGGAAACGCATAGTTACGAAGTTTAGAGATTTGTTAAATAGACAACGGCAAGATTCAGAGGGTGGTCCTGAATGTCCAGATCTTGATTTTGTGTACGACGATGCGGATAATATGATCAACGAAATCGCGGAACTGTACAGCTACACAGAACAACCTGAATTTCAACATAATCTCAAGGCGTTTGAAGATCAAATGAAGGAATATAAGTTAGCTCCATTTTGGCAGAAGCTATCGGAAGTCCAGCAAAGATCTGTTGTAATGAAATTGCTAGACCAGTTGGAAGTGTCAAATAAATCTTTGCGTATGAAGGCTGCACGATGTATACTGTATTTGGCGCAGGGTTGCTGGGCAGAGCTACAGTCAGACGCCGAACAGCAAGAGTGGTCTTTGAAGAACATCATGTTACTCTATGAATGTGGGGTTTTAAGCACGTTTGTGGAACTATTAAATATAGAAATAGAAAACTGTACTTCGGCTGCAACGGACTCCAGAAAACTTACAGTAAGTTTAGCGGATTCAACAGATTTGAGAATTATACTAAGCGTTTTGTATTTAATGATAGAAGTTATGCGTGTGGATCAAGATGACGATTGTGAACAGTGGAAAATAAATCGTGAAGCATTCAGAGGTGAGTTGGGAAATCCCCTGGGGGACGAGCTGCTCGTTGTAAAACTTCTTGGTATGGTGACACGTTTCTGTAGTGGCTCTGCACCACATTTTCCTATGAAGAaagtactcctagtgctgtggaaaACAATTCTAGTTTCGTTGGGTGGTATGGACACATTAAGGCAACTTAGACAGCAATATCGTGAGCAGGCTGGCCTAAGTGCAACACAAGATACAATGGAAGTAGTTCGCACAATGAGAGCGTCGTCACCACCTGCTAGTGCTGCAGACTTAGTGGAAGCACAGAATCAAAAAAGAAACAATCGACCATTCCGCAGGAGTCTAATGAAACAGAGTTCACTTGATGAAATATCTGGGATGGAATTTGAATCCTCATATCAAGCAGACGAGGAAGTACGTGACTTTGAAGAAAGACAGGCAATGGAAGAAGCAGGAGAAGTTCCACAACCACCAAGTCCAAGACCGAGCACACCAGTTCCATCAAAGAACAAGGGCCTTCCGTGGGCACCAAAAGCTCGGCAGAAGGATCTCGATATGTTCCTTGAAAATACAAGAGTTAAATTTGTAGGTTTCCCATTACAAGGCGATAGAGAATCACTAGCTGGACTGCCCCATCCAATACacgaaggtgttgaggttctgaaaCATAACATGTATACTTCACTGGCGGAGATACAGatacagaaagaagaagaaattgcaaGAAATCCTTTATCAACTGTGGAACCCCCTATTCCAATGACACCAACAGAGGTATTATATCAAGGAATGTTACCAAATTTGCCCCAGTACATGATTGCTTTACTTAAAATTCTGCTCGCTGCAGCTCCAACATCAAAAACCAAAACTGACTCTATAAATATTTTAGCAGATGTTCTTCCAGAAGAGATGCCAATGACTGTGTTGCAATCCATGAAACTTGGCATGGATGTTAGTAGACACAAAGAGATCATAGTAAAAGCTGTGTCAGCTGTACTCCTTTtgttattaaaacattttaaaattaatcaTATCTACCAGTTTGAATTTATGTCACAGCATTTAGTTTTTGCCAATTGTATACCTCTCGTATTGAAATTTTTTAACCAAAACATTATTGCGTATGTCAGTGCAAGAAATTCAATTCCTATTTTGGACTTTCCAGCATGTGTCATTGGTGACCAACCAGAATTGACTATAGAGAGTCTTGAAATTGGAGAGAATCAGCAGTATTCATGGCGCAATATATTTTCATGTATCAATCTCCTACGGATACTTAATAAACTAACAAAATGGAAACACTCTCGTATCATGATGCTTGTCGTGTTTAAATCAGCACCAATCTTAAGGCGTACCCTAAAAGTTCGCCATGCAATGATGCAGCTGTATGTTTTAAAATTGCTGAAGATGCAAACAAAATATCTGGGTAGACAGTGGAGAAAGTCAAACATGAAAACAATGAGTGCAATTTATCAGAAGGTTCGACATCGGTTAAATGATGATTGGGCGTATGGGAATGATCAAGATGCACGTCCCTGGGATTTCCAAGCAGAAGAATGTGCTTTACGCTCTTGTGTTGACAGGTTTAATAGTAGACGATATGGCTCAGGATCAAGTGACCCTGAATTTGAACCCATGGATCACTGTGTAACAAGTGTGCTTGGACAGCCCTTTGAACTCACCGACTATTTTAAGCAGCATTACGAAGTGTGGCTACAGAGTGAAGTTTTTGACAGATCATTTGGAGATTTCTTCTGA